Proteins from a genomic interval of Polyodon spathula isolate WHYD16114869_AA chromosome 1, ASM1765450v1, whole genome shotgun sequence:
- the LOC121299267 gene encoding interleukin-8-like has translation MSCTLSLTLLLLLTSCAYLINGAPLGVDLRCKCVKTISDFIPPKQIANLNITPEGPHCTNMEVIITLKNGGKEICVNPEIKWVQRVITTFMHSAKGKQ, from the exons ATGAGCTGCACACTGTCACTgaccctgctgcttctgctgaCAAGCTGTGCATATCTTATCAACG gtgCTCCTTTGGGAGTGGATTTGCGTTGTAAGTGCGTCAAGACGATATCAGACTTCATCCCTCCAAAACAAATCGCTAACCTAAACATAACACCAGAAGGACCACACTGCACTAACATGGAAGTAAT tatcactCTGAAGAATGGAGGGAAGGAGATCTGTGTAAATCCCGAAATCAAATGGGTGCAGAGAGTTATTACAACATTTATGCACAG tgctaaAGGGAAACAATGA